The following coding sequences lie in one Musa acuminata AAA Group cultivar baxijiao chromosome BXJ1-8, Cavendish_Baxijiao_AAA, whole genome shotgun sequence genomic window:
- the LOC135588348 gene encoding pentatricopeptide repeat-containing protein At4g14820-like: METATLQPLAAALPPSPSLNHRILTATTVPHFKQIHAQILRSGLDISAPFLSRLLALPLASSPSSLDYALSVLLHSPSPDFRLANRALRALSRATDPRRTLVAYGRLRRAGLALDRFSFPTVLRAAARVRGVAGVVAQEVHGLAAKTGLDADPFIQTAVVGAYTAFGRAAEGRMVFDRMHHRDLVAWGVMLDGYCQSGCYNEALQLFDEMKSSGVIPDRVILATILSACARTRNLTSGGAVHSYIVESNLSIDAHLQSALISMYSNCGSMDTAQRLYDDTSPKNLVASTAMVFGYAKLGKIAVARSIFDQMTDKDLVCWSAMISGYAESDQPNEALKLFNEMHLLGVKPDQITMLSVISACANMGARDQAKWVHIFVDKNGFHQILSIRNALIDMYSKCGSLVDACTIFDETAFKDVITWTSMITGFAMHGNGRSALAVFDHMISEGVKPNGVTFISLLYACSHAGLVDEGRRIFESMIQDYRLEPKHEHYGCMVDLLGRARLLQEALEFIESMPFAPNVVVWGSLLGACRIHGDVKLGELVARRLLELDPNHDGAYVLLSNIYAKASRWEDVREVRNLMKNKGVIKEAGFSWIELNGHVHEFMMRDKCHPRSSEIYGKLDEVVKELELVGYSPDTATVLVDLQEEEKREAILLHSEKLALSLGLIDSKKGSSIHIAKNIRVCDDCHTFIKLASKVFEREIVLRDRTRFHHYKDGVCSCGDFW; encoded by the exons ATGGAGACTGCGACCCTTCAACCTCTCGCCGCCGCGCTCCCGCCATCACCCTCATTGAACCACCGCATCCTCACCGCCACCACCGTCCCCCACTTCAAGCAAATCCACGCCCAAATCCTACGCTCTGGCCTCGACATCTCCGCCCCATTCCTTTCCAGGCTTCTCGCCCTCCCCCTCGCCTCGTCGCCTTCTTCCCTCGACTACGCCCTCTCCGTCCTCCTTCACTCGCCCAGCCCCGACTTCCGCCTCGCCAACCGCGCCCTCCGCGCCCTCTCCCGTGCCACCGACCCCCGCCGGACGCTCGTCGCGTACGGCCGCCTCCGCCGAGCCGGACTCGCCCTCGACCGCTTCAGCTTCCCCACGGTGCTGCGAGCGGCGGCGAGGGTCCGGGGAGTTGCCGGCGTGGTGGCCCAAGAGGTCCATGGGCTCGCGGCCAAGACGGGGCTCGATGCGGACCCGTTCATCCAGACGGCGGTGGTGGGAGCGTACACGGCGTTCGGGCGGGCCGCGGAAGGTCGCATGGTGTTCGACCGAATGCATCATCGAGACCTCGTCGCCTGGGGCGTCATGCTCGATGG CTATTGTCAGAGTGGATGTTACAATGAAGCCCTGCAGCTGTTTGATGAGATGAAGAGCTCTGGTGTAATCCCCGATCGAGTGATCCTCGCTACCATCCTTTCGGCATGTGCACGGACTAGAAATTTGACATCCGGTGGGGCAGTGCACTCGTACATTGTGGAATCTAACCTCTCAATTGATGCCCATCTCCAGAGCGCGCTTATTAGCATGTACTCCAATTGCGGATCGATGGACACTGCTCAGAGATTGTATGATGATACGTCACCTAAGAACCTGGTGGCATCGACTGCAATGGTCTTTGGGTATGCCAAGCTTGGCAAAATTGCAGTTGCACGAAGTATCTTTGACCAGATGACTGACAAGGACCTTGTCTGTTGGAGCGCGATGATCTCAGGGTATGCTGAGAGTGATCAGCCGAATGAAGCTCTCAAGTTGTTCAATGAGATGCACCTCTTAGGTGTGAAGCCAGACCAAATCACCATGTTGAGTGTCATCTCTGCTTGCGCTAATATGGGTGCAAGAGATCAAGCTAAATGGGTTCATATCTTTGTGGACAAGAATGGATTTCATCAAATTTTGTCAATAAGGAATGCTCTTATCGACATGTACTCCAAATGTGGAAGTTTGGTTGATGCATGCACAATCTTTGATGAGACAGCCTTTAAGGATGTGATTACCTGGACAAGCATGATCACTGGGTTTGCGATGCATGGAAATGGGAGGTCTGCGTTAGCAGTCTTTGATCATATGATATCGGAGGGGGTAAAGCCTAATGGAGTGACTTTTATCAGCCTGTTATATGCTTGTAGCCATGCTGGCTTAGTCGATGAGGGTCGGAGGATATTTGAGTCCATGATCCAAGATTACAGACTTGAGCCCAAGCATGAGCACTATGGTTGCATGGTGGATCTTCTTGGTCGTGCTAGACTTCTTCAAGAAGCACTCGAGTTCATAGAATCAATGCCGTTTGCCCCAAATGTGGTGGTGTGGGGGTCACTACTAGGAGCGTGCAGGATTCACGGTGATGTTAAACTAGGCGAACTTGTGGCAAGGAGGCTACTAGAACTTGACCCAAATCATGATGGTGCTTATGTGCTCCTGTCCAACATATATGCAAAGGCTAGCAGGTGGGAGGATGTGAGAGAGGTGAGAAACTTGATGAAGAATAAGGGAGTAATTAAGGAGGCAGGATTTAGTTGGATTGAACTAAATGGTCATGTGCATGAGTTCATGATGAGAGATAAGTGTCATCCAAGATCTAGTGAGATTTATGGGAAGCTGGATGAGGTTGTAAAGGAATTGGAGCTTGTGGGCTATTCTCCGGATACAGCGACTGTTTTGGTTGATTTGCAAGAGGAGGAAAAGAGGGAAGCCATTCTGTTGCACAGTGAGAAGTTGGCTCTTTCTTTGGGGCTCATCGACTCGAAGAAAGGCTCTTCGATTCACATTGCAAAGAATATAAGAGTATGCGACGATTGCCACACTTTCATAAAGTTGGCATCAAAGGTGTTTGAGAGAGAGATCGTTCTGAGGGACAGGACCCGGTTCCACCACTACAAAGATGGGGTTTGCTCCTGTGGAGACTTTTGGTGA